A stretch of DNA from Ricinus communis isolate WT05 ecotype wild-type chromosome 4, ASM1957865v1, whole genome shotgun sequence:
gagtTGGAGTTATTGATCCCAGCAAAATATCTGATTTTTACAATGATCTCCATAGCTATCTGGCAAGCTGTAGTGTGGATGGAGTCAAGGTAGATGTTCAGAATTTGATTGAAACATTAGGTTCTGGATATGGAGGACGAGTGACGTTGACTAGACAGTATCAAGGAGCACTTGAGCAATCTGTTGCAAGAAACTTCAGAGACAACAATCTAATTTGCTGCATGAGTCACAACTCGGACTCAATTTATAGGTTTGCGTGCTCTCTTAATTTCTAAAAGCATTGAACAATATGTTCAGCATTTTATCATAGTTCTTGgtcaatttcatttttttgttgACAGCTCGAAGAAAAGTGCAGTTGCAAGAGCATCAGAGGATTTCATGCCAAGAGAGCCAACATTGCAGACCCTACATATCGCAACTGTAGCTTTTAACAGCCTTCTTCTTGGGGAGATTGTTGTTCCAGACTGGGACATGTTCCATGTAAGATATCTTTGCATATTggtaattttttctttctacagGTACTTTTGATTGCGCTGAAAACGTGTGGAGGCATTCCTAGTTGATgcgaaaaaaataataaagcaaaCTAATTGAAATGATAGGACGCATGGCAACCTGGAGGAAACTAGATAGTATTAGCTAATTTATTGCAATTTAGAGAACCAGAAATGCTAGCTAGTGCATAGAAGTACGAGTCTTTTACCATCCAAGTTTATGTGTCCAATGTACTTGAAACTTAAGAATATGGgaatataattcttttcttgctttcCGTTAGAGCAAACATGATACAGCTGAACTCCATGGTGCTGCAAGAGCATTAGGTGGATGTGCAGTATATGTGAGGTGAGTCAATGACAAACGAacatctatttctttttactgCATCTCTTGGGGAAGACGTGTAGTCAATGCTTAATCATATCTATAAAAGACTCATCCTTTTTGCATGCATATAGTGACAAGCCAGGCAATCATGATTTCAACATCCTGAAGAAGCTAGTACTGCCTGATGGGTCTATCCTGAGAGCTAAACATGCTGGCCGTCCAACTAGAGATTGTTTATTTGTAGATCCTGTAATGGATGGGAAAAGGTATGCTAAAATCCCAAAACCCACAAATATCAGAAACCAAAAATCAGATTTTTACGAACTACAAATTTCTGTCTTTTTTCTAGTCTATTAAAGATGTGGAACTTGAACAAGTTATCTGGGGTCATTGGAGTCTTTAATTGCCAAGGAGCAGGAAATTGGCCTATGAAACTAGCAGCCGAAGAAACGACCCCTGCAGCATCCACGCCTTCACCGCTTTCCAGCCATGTGAGACCTAGTGATGTTGAGTTTCTTGAAGAGGTGGCAGGTGAAGATTGGAATGGGGATTGTGCAGTCTATGCCTTCAATTCAGGATCTCTCTCTGTACTGCCAAAGAATGGAAGTATTGAAGTGTCCTTAGGCCCGCTTGAATGCGAAATATATACGGTCTCTCCAATTAGGGTGAGTAGAGTTAACTACTTTTCTGTCTCTTCGGAGTTTTCTAGAATCATGACTCACTCAGAACCATGACAGGAATATGGTCAGAATATTCTTTTCGCCCCAATAGGACTGCTAGATATGTACAATTCTGGGGGAGCAATAGAAGCTGTAAGCTGCAGGATGGATGCTTCAGAATGCCAGATGAACGTAAAGGCACGAGGCTGTGGCCGATTTGGAGTCTACTCAAAAACTAAACCAAAGTATTGTATGGTGGATAGTAAGGAAGACGATTTCACTTACAATGCAGTAAATGGACTTTTGACTGTTAAACTACAAGGCGAATGCAATTTgagagaaattgaaattatctATTGAGGTATAATTACTGAAATACTAAACTTTCCAGCTTGTGGGTGGGGCAATTTAGGAGAAATTGACATTCATTGGTTTTGAGGATTTCTGCTGTGCAGTTTccacattttatttttatttggttttctTTGTGCAGCAACTGtgaataatatttacaaatgtaaAGATGTAACTAAAGCTTGGTGTATTTTGCTATTAAATGGaactaaaaaaattgttttccccttttttcttttagaaacatacttcttcttctttatctgTGATTTAGGgctactttattatttaattttccttCCCAATTTTGTTTAAAGGGTTCTAATTTTGGGGCTAGGATATTTTCCCATCCTGCCAGCTCCCCAGAATCGGTGCCAATGGACATTCAGTCACAAATTCAAttcgaaaaagaaaacaatgtcTCATACAAGGTTAACCCTTAATTTGTGATTATCTACGGTTTCAAAGTAATTTGTAAATGATAAGAAAGATGGGACAAAGAATGATGATGTAGTCCCTACTTAGgaagaattattatatttcttttaactttattatctTTCACCTAAGAAACTTAAATACGGATTATTACTACTCTGAACTCTTGGAGAAAGGTCTTGTGATTATCACTGCAGGCCATCTCTGCCGCATGCAATCTCAAATATCTTTTTGTTGCTTCCCAAGAACAAGATGGTTATATCCTGTTTTCATTTGTAAGCAAGCAGACTTGCCACTCCCACCTGTAAAACGAccaggaaagaaaaaagaaaaaaaaaagctttctTGATGCCGTTAGGAGCACCGACTTGATTTCCAAATTCTCATTGTACTCATGATTCACCTCTTTACTGGTTTTTGTACAGTATATTTATAGCTTCAATCTGGAAGAACTGAGAATCCTTAGTTTAGTAGAATTGAAGATGACAATTAGCGCCACTCCATCCATTAAAGATGAGTGCCTCACCGTGCGAGGCAAGGTTGTTTTGAGAGATGTTCCTCCAAGTGTAGTAGTCTCACCAGCAAGTGATGAGTCTGCTTTTCATGGAGCCGCTGCTGCAAGTCCTAACTCTTACCATGTTTTTAATCTAGGGATTCTCGAGTAAGTTTTTACAAGTGCTTGCTCTCTTTGCAATATTAAGTGAAACTGAGTATGTACCATTTCTGTTAAATGATTTGCTTTTTCTTCTGTACAGGGCACAGGATGACATGCCTCTTCAGGTTAAGAATTTGGTGGTTGATACCAAGTTTTGGAAATTCAGGACGCGATGTGCCTGCAGAAATACAAATGCTTCTTACAGAAGTAAGGGGAGAGTATACTCTGGATGGTGTATTCATGATTCAACAACTGAAAACACCTTTTACATCCTGTTGCTGCCTCACCTGGATGGATCGTTTGGTAACAGTTAGCTAAGTTCAAGTGAAAATGATGATTCAAATTGTTGACTCTTCAAAGGCTCATGATTTTTATGATGATTCTCACAGTTACTTTGCTAGCTGtagaattcataatttttgccTAGGCTTGGTATGTGTCCCCACATATACACCAAACCAATAGAtgatttatacatatttattagttttaaataatagagtACACGTCAATCATCCAATACCAAAGTGTAAAATACTCATACATACAAGTCACTTTCTTATTAGATGTGATATATTCACCAAGTCTAGGTAAAAATCTCCTATCTACAGGTTTGTCTAATTGTTTCTATAAAGGGTAATTTCCTACTATTGCTTGTactaagttatttattttccaGCAAGAGGCCTGGAGTTACCGGAGTATCAGAGGATTTCACCCAAATGAGCCTCCTTTCAGACATCGCATATTGCCACTGTAATAATCTTCTTCAAGGGGAGATTGTGGTACCAGATTGGGACATGTTCTATGTAAGATGACTTGTTTTATGCCATTCAGTTGATTATGTCACCATGACTTGCAGCTGTGTAGTCTAGATTTAGATGTATTCAGTTTCTAACAATTATTATCTGATCGACATGACCGGAGATTTTAGCCTTATAGTCAAGAGCCAGAGGCTAGAACTTAAAAAGTTTTGCATTGCATGTGAACTGTACCCTTCTTAGCATCATCCAAGCTTGTCTCAGACAAGCTAGTGGTATCGGAAGAGTGTTTTCAGAGTGATGACTATATGGCTGATTCCCATGCAGCCGCAAGAGCAATAGGTGGGGTGTGCAGTGTATGTAAGGTCAGCAATATGTTTCTAATTCATTAGAAATCTCCTTTACAGAGTGAGACCTAAGTCAGATTATTTAGTGAGACATAGTTTGTCTTCATTTATACAGCGAAATGCCAGGTAGTCGAAATTTCAGTATCATCAAGAAGCTGGTACTGCCTGACAGCTCCATCTTAAGAGCCAAGTGTGCTGGTCGCCTACACTAGACTGTTTATCCGACGACCCAGTGATAGATGGGAAGAGGCAATAGGTGATAAAACTCCATAACTTTGGTTTCGAACTGTATGGTTGGAAAGATAACTTCTTGTCAGTGTCACCAATTCTTGTATTAACTTGTTGCAGTCTGCTGAGAGTTCGGAATTTGAACAAATTATCAGGGATGGCAGGTGTTTTCAATTGCCAGAGAGCAGGAACTTGGCCGCTTAGTTGCTCGTTATGTGCGAACATCAGAATCTGCACCACACATTTCAGGTTACAATCTCCTCAGGATGTTGATTCACTTGAACATATTGCAGAAGAAATCTGTGGTGGAGATTGTGCTTCATATGCATTCCATTCAGGTTATTATGTGGGGAAGAAAAAAGAGTTCTTTTCGATTCTTAGCTAAGAATGGCAAGTAATAGTATCATGTTGCAGGATCTCTTTATATGAAAATTCTACCCAAGTAACTAACTATTAATATGATCTTTTCTCTCATGTAATGTTTCTCTTCTGTGACAATTTAACTAGTATCAAAATGGATAAAGTTTGAAGAAGATTTTGACTGAATGTTCTGTCATAGATTTTTTGTGCCTTCATGTACTGTATTTGGTATTCAGGGAGAGGGCTAAACTCAAACTTAAACCGGGGAAAAACTTGAACAAAAAGAATTGTAAAAAGCGACTGCATGAGGAGGCCAGGCCACCCCTGCATATCATCTTTCAGAATGCCCTTGAGCTTGAGGTGGCTCATCAACTCTTGACTGATTCTATCATGTTTAAGAGCATCGTTGTCAAACCgtttatgataaaataaaataagattagtctaaattttactttataagtaatttatcataaaatgtagagttctattatttattatctttgaCTACTTGCATCGATGATATTGAAATATGTAAACCAGGAATGCAAGCTCATAATAATATGATTGagttttattagaaaaagaaatgagaagTGCATGTTAAAAGGGGGCCCTCAAAAGAATCTAAGGAAAGCCCATAACATATCCATAAAAGCCCAAAATTGCAGGCCATTTTGGACCGTCCGCCAAGGAGATGTGGAATCCTGGAGCGTACCAGCTTGATATTATACTTATACACCCCGGTCTTTCTCACTCTCTCTGCACTCTGCTACAGCTCCTTATCCTCACGACCCTCTTCTAAACCCTTTCCTCTCGTTTCTTTCTCTCTAAACCAAAAATGACTACCTTCAAGCCTTTATCAATGGCAGACTCATGTCTTTTATCTCTTCCTTCAATCTTTACATCGAAACCACCTTATCTATCTCTATCTGTTCCATCTAGACCACCCATTAAGCTTCACATAACCCAATCTTATTCTTCTCTCAAATCCAAAACCCATTTCTCTTCTCTTGTTCCTTTAGTAGCCCAGACTTCAGATTGGGCTCAACAAGAGGAAAATGATGCTACCGTCACTCTAGCAGAATCTGAGCAAGAACAAGAATGGGAGGGTCAAGAAAGTGAAACTGAAACTGAAGCTAGAGTTTCTGATTGGGATTCTGAAGGAGAAAGTGCTGCAGTTGATGGtcaaggagaagaagaagaagaggttTTTGAGGGGTCTGAACCTGAGGAGGCTTTCGAGGAACCACCGGAGGATGCTAAGATTTTTGTCGGTAATTTGCCTTATGATGTTGATAGTCAAAAATTGGCTATGTTGTTTGAGCAGGCTGGTACTGTTGAAATTGCAGAGGTAAagttttagttcttgattttgtGTTGATTATATTTATGGGTGTTTTTATGTCTTGATTGTTTCTTGATGTTTTTGTTATATAGGTTATTTACAACAGGGAAACTGATACTAGTCGTGGATTTgggtttgtgagtatgagtacTGTTGAGGAAGCAGAGAAGGCTGTGGAGATGTTTCATCGTCATGTAAGTTTTGTTTTAAGCATTTCTTAAAGTAGCAAGGtggaaatgaaaataagggaaaGATAAGAGGCACTCCTTTATAGAATGGTGTTTTGATGCGTTTATCATTTAAGTAAAGAAAGTTAAATAGCTTTTGCTTAGGTCTCCTTGCTCTTAAGCTAATTGTTTTTTTCCACTGGCTGTTCAACTTCCAGGATATATGGCATTATTAAATGTATGTTGCTTGATTTTTGTCTTTAAAGATGGTTGGATATTTACTCAAGAACTCTGTGGAGGTATTAATGTTGTTAACTTGATTGATGTAGCTATGGTGCTTTTGCTTGGACTTGAGCTTTATCGGATTCATCAGTTCAAAGTTTAggtttttgcaatttttttatcattaacCAATACTTCCTGCGCTCTTTCCTATAAACAAATCAGTAGAAGAATGTTATGTGATTGGAAAAGGATGAAAGCTTAGGTGATACTGGAAATATTCAGTCATTACTTAATCAGGGTAGTAGAGCATAGGTGATACTTGCTAATAACATCAAAAAGTAAATGCCTTTGTGTTTCATAAGAATTACTTCCTTCTCACTCATCAACCTATCCTTCTCCCGCAGCCAGAAGATTTACATTTTGTgtttattcttatatatatctCGTGTAGATGTCAATTAGTCACCTTATTTGTTGACGTAGTGACTGCTTAATTGCTAATTGTGGTGATCATGGTAGTATCATGTTTGTAAGCCTTCATGAATTGGCAAACAGATAGGCGGATGATCATGTACTAATATCTTTGTAAAATATTCATGAGTTTTTCATATCAGATTGTGCCTCACTGGTCTACCTAATTAAAATCAGCACATACTGTAAGCATATTGGAAGCAACATTCCCTTTGTCAATTTTGTAACAGCAGATGATTTGAACATTGTGGTTGacctaataattttttttcttctaattgagttagcttctttttgtttgtacGTGAACAGGATTTAGATGGAAGGCTGTTGACTGTAAACAAGGCCGCCCCTAGAGGATCAAGGCCGGAACGTCCCCCTCGTGTGTTTGAACCAGGGTACAGAATCTATGTGGGTAACCTGCCTTGGGATGTAGATAATGCTCGTCTGGAGCAAATTTTTAGCGAACATGGTAAGGTGGTGGATGCTCGTGTAGTTTATGACAGGGATACTGGCCGTTCACGCGGTTTTGGCTTTGTAACTATGTCCACTGAGACTGAGTTGAACGATGCCATTGCTGCTCTAGATGGACGGGTAAGTGAATGTTCATTTCATATTTTCGTTTAAATAAGCTGCGCTGTGACTTGGGTGTTCTTAGGAACGTACACGTGGAAAGATGCATGGTTGGAGTATCTTGATTTGTCAGGTTACCAACACCTGTTAGTTTGAACAGATATTACTTaaaactaagaaaagaaatggatGATATACCTCTTGTTATACATGGTATTTGCAATGACTAGTAATATCATATTGTTGCTGTTTctaaaatttgttatttggTTTTGCAGTCTCTTGATGGGAGGGCAATTAGG
This window harbors:
- the LOC8278252 gene encoding 28 kDa ribonucleoprotein, chloroplastic; translation: MTTFKPLSMADSCLLSLPSIFTSKPPYLSLSVPSRPPIKLHITQSYSSLKSKTHFSSLVPLVAQTSDWAQQEENDATVTLAESEQEQEWEGQESETETEARVSDWDSEGESAAVDGQGEEEEEVFEGSEPEEAFEEPPEDAKIFVGNLPYDVDSQKLAMLFEQAGTVEIAEVIYNRETDTSRGFGFVSMSTVEEAEKAVEMFHRHDLDGRLLTVNKAAPRGSRPERPPRVFEPGYRIYVGNLPWDVDNARLEQIFSEHGKVVDARVVYDRDTGRSRGFGFVTMSTETELNDAIAALDGRSLDGRAIRVNVAEQRPRRNF
- the LOC112535776 gene encoding uncharacterized protein LOC112535776 — translated: MDIQSQIQFEKENNVSYKYIYSFNLEELRILSLVELKMTISATPSIKDECLTVRGKVVLRDVPPSVVVSPASDESAFHGAAAASPNSYHVFNLGILEAQDDMPLQVKNLVVDTKFWKFRTRCACRNTNASYRSKGRVYSGWCIHDSTTENTFYILLLPHLDGSFGNS
- the LOC8278254 gene encoding probable galactinol--sucrose galactosyltransferase 2 — protein: MTITAASCIANGRLTVRSKVVLTAVPENIVILPASCNSAFLGATSKTPSSRHVFSLGVLGGYRFLCLFRVKIWWMIPRVGKSGCEIPMETQMLLLEITEDSAVHDQISPDQTSTSSNTFYILLLPVLDGQFRTSLQGTSANELQFCVESGDANIQTSQVFEAVFMNSGYNPFELIKNSVKILEKHKGTFCHIDNKKIPMHLDWFGWCTWDAFYAEVNPHGIEEGLQRFSEGGCSPKFLIIDDGWQDTVNEFRKGGKPPIEGIQFASRLVDIKENSKFRSSGSEGTCTNLREFIGTIKKKYGLKFVYMWHALAGYWGGILPSSEAMKKYKPKLVYPIQSPGNVGNQRDIVTDSLENYGVGVIDPSKISDFYNDLHSYLASCSVDGVKVDVQNLIETLGSGYGGRVTLTRQYQGALEQSVARNFRDNNLICCMSHNSDSIYSSKKSAVARASEDFMPREPTLQTLHIATVAFNSLLLGEIVVPDWDMFHSKHDTAELHGAARALGGCAVYVSDKPGNHDFNILKKLVLPDGSILRAKHAGRPTRDCLFVDPVMDGKSLLKMWNLNKLSGVIGVFNCQGAGNWPMKLAAEETTPAASTPSPLSSHVRPSDVEFLEEVAGEDWNGDCAVYAFNSGSLSVLPKNGSIEVSLGPLECEIYTVSPIREYGQNILFAPIGLLDMYNSGGAIEAVSCRMDASECQMNVKARGCGRFGVYSKTKPKYCMVDSKEDDFTYNAVNGLLTVKLQGECNLREIEIIY